Sequence from the Bacillota bacterium genome:
CTGGATGACTCTCGCTAACATAATTTCTCTAGTCCGCATCGGGCTGATTCCCGTGTTCCTATACTTCTTCTTTTCCGACGTGTCCTATAGCCGTCTCTGGGTCGCTTTAGTGTTTGTAGCGACGGGGATGACCGATGCCCTTGACGGATACCTGGCACGCTCGAGGAACGAAGTGTCTCGACTGGGAACTTTGCTCGATCCCTTGGCGGACAAGCTAATGATGGCGGCGGCCTTTATTGCTTTGACCATAGCTGGAAAGGTTCCCCTGTGGCTGCCAATAGTGTTGATCGGTAAAGAGGTGGCCCTGATTATCGGAGCTGCGTTTTTTTATGTATCGAGGGCAGAGGTGGTCAGTGCCAGTGTTTTTGGTAAGTCGGCAACGGTGATCCTCTATATTGGGGTGACCATGGCCCTTCTAGATCTGCCTGGCTCCGATTGGCTAATTAACCTGGGGGTTGCGGTATCTTTGGTGGCTGGTCTCGATTATGCCAGAAGAGCACTTTTGCGCCGAAACCCGTAACCAGTTCCATACGAATCATTACCAAACTAGAATCGTGAAGACATGGGTACGTTAACTCACGCATGTGTGGCTAGTTATCGGCAAGGAGATGACTAACAGTGGAGTTAATTGTACTCATTTTTCTTTCTATCGGTCCTGCAGTGGTCTGGGTATGGTACTTCAAACGCTACGATCGTAAGGAACCTGAGCCTACCGGGATGTTAGCTCGGGCCTTTGTCGCCGGCCTTTTGGCTGTAATTCCCGCGGGCATAATCGAAGTACCCCTGGCGCAGTATTGGGGGCAAGTGCTTAGTCCCGGTGTTCGCCTGTGGCTTATGGTCCTGGGTGTAGGGCTAATTGAAGAGTTGGCTAAGTTTCTTGCCGTGTATTTCACCGTTTACAAATCCTCTCATTTTGATGGCCCCCTAGACGGAATTATCTATACCACCACCGCCGCCTTTGGATTTGCCGGCGCGGAAAACTTCCTTTACACCTATTCCTTTGGCTGGGAAATCGGCCCCTTGCGAGCGATAATTACTAGTTTGGCCCACGCATCCTTTTCTGGAGTTGTCGGCTTTAGCCTTGGTATGCTCCGAATCGGTGCCGGTTCCCCCTGGGCTGTGATCGGGGGGCTATTGGCTGCCAGTTTGCTACATGGAGTGTATAATTTCATTCTCTTTGACCGCGGCTTATCTCCCCTATTGGCCTTGGTTTTGGTGCTGGCTGTCTATCGGTATCTGGTGGTGCGAATCCGACAAGCTCAGACTCGCAGCTAGGGAGCGGATATGGTACAATGGGATTGTTAGGGGAAGGAGATGATAATTATGGCGGGACACTCTAAGTGGGCCAATATTAAGCATAAGAAGTCGAAGGAAGACGCCAAGCGAGGGCAGATTTTCACCAAGATCGCCCGTCAAATTACTGTAGCAGTCAAGGAAGGCGGTCCTGATGTAGACTCTAATTTCCGTTTGCGTCTGGCGATAGATAAGGCACGAGAGGCAAATATGCCCAATGACAACATAGAGCGGGCCATTCAACGGGGCGTTGGTGGTGGCGATTCCGAGAACTACGAAGAAGTTGTCTATGAAGGCTACGGGCCCAATGGGGTTGCCGTGATGATTCAAGCGATGACCGACAACAGGAATCGAACGGCTTCAGAGCTGCGACATGCCTTTTCCAAGCATGGTGGAAACCTGGGGGAGTCCGGTTGTGTGGCTTGGATGTTCGACAAGAAGGGCGTTCTGTTGATTGCGGCCGATGATTCCGTAGACGAAGATGAATTGATGATGGTGGCTCTAGAAGCCGGTGCCGAGGACGTCATTGTCGAGGAAGAGGGAATCGAAGTGGTCACCAGTCCCAGCGATTTTCAGGACGTGAAGACTGCCCTGGAGGAAAGCGGCTACTCCTTTAGTTCTGCTGAGGTAACGATGGTACCCCAAAACACTGTAGAGGTAGACGCAGAGCAAGGAAAAAAGGTGATCCGTCTCACCGATGCCCTAGAGGATCTCGATGATGTGCAAGAGGTCTACACCAATGCGGATATCCCGCCGGAGGCCTACGATGAGGTAGTCTAGGAATAGTTAGGGCAGGTTCTCAGCCAGCCGGAGTTGATTTTCCGGGTGGCTTTTTTGTTTCTATACGTGGTAAGTTTTTCATATTTCTTGTCGGACTTGGGCAAAATAGGGCTGACTAGCAGCTAAAGGAGATGAGCTGTATGAAGGTCCCGCCCAAGTGGATATATCTAGCCATCGCATTGGTCTTTTTTGTAGGCAGCGCTGGAGCTACTTTGTGGATGCTCTCCAGAAGTACGCCCTCAGAACCAGAGTTTGTTCCTAGTCCAACGGAGGATATCCGATTGAAAGCCGGCGCATCGCTGGTTAGGCTCTTTGACGGAATTGATGGTGAGGTTCACACCTTGCCGGCGGAGCCCATTCCCGAGGTTCTGGCTGGCAAGGCTTCCGGTGACATTGCCGCGGAGTATCCAGAATGGACCGTTCTCGAGCTTAGTCCCGACCGATTACTGGTGAAGGTTAACTTGAGCGAGGCGGCCTCCGCCGCCGGTACCCGATACCTTGGGATTTATGAGGGCAAAGTGGCCATTTATTCTGGAACCCCAGGTATCTCTGGGCGTCTAGAGCACCTCACGGACATTGAGGTGGAATGGTTGCCGGAGTATGAGCAGGCAAATCTGCGTTTGGGGCAGGAATTTGCCGAGCATGAGATTGACATGATCCTCGAGGGATTGCGGGAAATGGCCGCAAGCCGGAGGCCAGCAAGGTAAGGACTAGATTATAAGCGAAGGGTTCCAAACAGTGGCAGGCGATCCTTGCCACTCTTTGGCGCGCCGAGGTTTCCCCCAGGGCAAGGTCACAAGGAATGCTTCCCCTCGATAGCGAATAGTTGTTCTAGTCCAGGCTAACAGGATCTACCAAGCAAGGATTCCAAGACAGTGAGTTGGTGTTAAATGCGAATCATTGGAATTGACCCTGGAACAGCGCTCATGGGATTTGGTGTGATAGAATGTCACAAGACCACCCTCACAGCAATTTCCTATGGGGTCATTCGTACTTATCCAGAGCAGACGACTGCCCAGCGGCTGTTGGACATTCATCGAGAGCTGGAGGTGTTAATTAAGAAGTACAGTCCCGATACAATGGCAGTGGAACAGCTGTTTTTTAATCGGAACACTACCACCGCAATGACGGTGGGACAGGCTCGGGGCGTGGCTTTGCTGGCGGGGGCCGAGTATGGACTGTCGGTACATGAGTATACCCCCCTGCAGGTGAAGCAAGCGGTGACCGGTGTTGGGCGGGCCGATAAACACCAGGTGGGCTACATGGTTAGATTATTGCTGGGGTTAGATGAGATTCCCCGCCCCGATGATGTCAGTGATGCCTTGGCGGTGGCCATCTGCCATGCTCACATGGGCAATACAGCCCAAGTTTTCAATCAAGGGGCAATGGGTTAAGTCTATCGGGAGGAGAAAGCGGTTGATCGGAAAACTGACGGGAATTGTGGACAGCAGGGAACTGGAACGTATTATTATCGATGTCGGTGGCGTAGGCTACGAACTGGTGGTGCCCCAGTCCACTGAAAGACAGCTCCCTTCCGTTGGCAGGGAGTGCACCCTTCACGTACACACCCATGTACGGGAAGATGCCATT
This genomic interval carries:
- a CDS encoding CDP-diacylglycerol--glycerol-3-phosphate 3-phosphatidyltransferase; protein product: MTLANIISLVRIGLIPVFLYFFFSDVSYSRLWVALVFVATGMTDALDGYLARSRNEVSRLGTLLDPLADKLMMAAAFIALTIAGKVPLWLPIVLIGKEVALIIGAAFFYVSRAEVVSASVFGKSATVILYIGVTMALLDLPGSDWLINLGVAVSLVAGLDYARRALLRRNP
- a CDS encoding PrsW family intramembrane metalloprotease, whose translation is MELIVLIFLSIGPAVVWVWYFKRYDRKEPEPTGMLARAFVAGLLAVIPAGIIEVPLAQYWGQVLSPGVRLWLMVLGVGLIEELAKFLAVYFTVYKSSHFDGPLDGIIYTTTAAFGFAGAENFLYTYSFGWEIGPLRAIITSLAHASFSGVVGFSLGMLRIGAGSPWAVIGGLLAASLLHGVYNFILFDRGLSPLLALVLVLAVYRYLVVRIRQAQTRS
- a CDS encoding YebC/PmpR family DNA-binding transcriptional regulator: MAGHSKWANIKHKKSKEDAKRGQIFTKIARQITVAVKEGGPDVDSNFRLRLAIDKAREANMPNDNIERAIQRGVGGGDSENYEEVVYEGYGPNGVAVMIQAMTDNRNRTASELRHAFSKHGGNLGESGCVAWMFDKKGVLLIAADDSVDEDELMMVALEAGAEDVIVEEEGIEVVTSPSDFQDVKTALEESGYSFSSAEVTMVPQNTVEVDAEQGKKVIRLTDALEDLDDVQEVYTNADIPPEAYDEVV
- the ruvC gene encoding crossover junction endodeoxyribonuclease RuvC — encoded protein: MRIIGIDPGTALMGFGVIECHKTTLTAISYGVIRTYPEQTTAQRLLDIHRELEVLIKKYSPDTMAVEQLFFNRNTTTAMTVGQARGVALLAGAEYGLSVHEYTPLQVKQAVTGVGRADKHQVGYMVRLLLGLDEIPRPDDVSDALAVAICHAHMGNTAQVFNQGAMG